From the genome of Haemophilus parainfluenzae, one region includes:
- the rplI gene encoding 50S ribosomal protein L9, with the protein MQVILLDKIVHLGNVGDQVNVKSGFARNFLIPQGKAVMATKANIEHFETRRAELEAAAAASLAAAQARAAQVTALGSVTIASKAGEEGRLFGAITTRDVAEAVTAAGVEIAKSEVRLPNGPIRTLGDHDVRFQLHGEVFATLDVIVVAE; encoded by the coding sequence ATGCAAGTAATTCTTTTAGATAAAATCGTTCACCTAGGTAACGTAGGTGATCAAGTTAATGTTAAATCTGGTTTCGCTCGTAACTTCTTAATCCCTCAAGGTAAAGCAGTTATGGCAACTAAAGCTAACATTGAACACTTTGAAACTCGTCGTGCAGAGTTAGAAGCAGCGGCAGCAGCAAGTTTAGCAGCAGCTCAAGCTCGTGCAGCACAAGTGACTGCATTAGGTTCTGTAACTATCGCATCTAAAGCTGGTGAGGAAGGTCGTTTATTCGGCGCAATCACTACTCGTGATGTAGCAGAAGCAGTAACTGCAGCAGGCGTTGAAATCGCGAAAAGCGAAGTTCGTTTACCAAACGGTCCAATCCGTACTCTTGGTGATCACGATGTTCGTTTCCAACTTCACGGCGAAGTATTTGCAACATTAGATGTTATCGTTGTTGCAGAATAA
- the frdD gene encoding fumarate reductase subunit FrdD has product MVDQNPKRSGEPPVWLMFGAGGTVSAIFFPVVILILGLLLPFGLIDPHNLITFAYSWIGKLVILVLTIFPMWCGLHRIHHAMHDLKIHVPAGGFIFYGLAMIYTIWVLFAVLGL; this is encoded by the coding sequence ATGGTCGATCAAAATCCAAAACGCTCTGGTGAACCACCAGTATGGTTGATGTTTGGTGCTGGCGGGACTGTCAGTGCGATTTTCTTCCCTGTTGTGATCTTAATCCTTGGTTTATTGTTACCATTCGGATTAATTGATCCACATAACTTAATTACATTCGCTTATTCTTGGATCGGAAAATTAGTTATCTTAGTTTTAACCATTTTCCCAATGTGGTGTGGTTTACACCGTATCCATCATGCAATGCACGATCTTAAAATTCACGTGCCCGCAGGCGGATTTATCTTTTACGGTTTAGCCATGATTTACACAATCTGGGTATTATTTGCTGTATTAGGTTTGTAA
- the frdC gene encoding fumarate reductase subunit FrdC has product MSVTVSKRKKYVRPMTATWWQKLDFYKAYMVREATSIFAVWFCIVLLYGVLCLASNPVPGLGIVDFIGFLRNPIVVFLNIITLIATLYHTATYFVMTPKVMNIIVKNERLPHHVLRNALWAVTAVISVIALILVYM; this is encoded by the coding sequence ATGTCAGTAACAGTAAGTAAACGCAAAAAATATGTTCGCCCAATGACGGCTACTTGGTGGCAAAAATTGGATTTCTACAAAGCTTATATGGTACGTGAAGCAACTTCTATCTTTGCTGTATGGTTCTGTATCGTATTGCTTTACGGTGTACTTTGCCTTGCAAGCAATCCTGTACCAGGCTTAGGTATTGTTGATTTCATTGGCTTCTTAAGAAATCCAATTGTGGTGTTCTTAAATATCATCACATTAATTGCGACCTTATATCACACTGCAACTTATTTCGTGATGACACCAAAAGTGATGAACATCATTGTTAAAAATGAACGTTTACCACATCACGTGTTAAGAAATGCACTTTGGGCAGTGACAGCTGTGATTAGTGTTATCGCATTAATTTTAGTTTATATGTAG
- a CDS encoding succinate dehydrogenase/fumarate reductase iron-sulfur subunit produces MANSPVMTVEVLRYNPENDQEPHLSSYQVPYDNQTSLLDALGYIKDKLEPSLSYRWSCRMAICGSCGMMVNNKPKLACKTFLRDYSGHMRIEPLANFPIERDLVVDLSHFIESLEAIKPYIIGNEAPALDGKPHPSKELQVSRTKQTPAQLEKYRQFSMCINCGLCYAACPQFGLNPEFLGPAAITMAHRYNLDNRDHGKAQRMPLLNGKNGVWSCTFVGYCSEVCPKHVDPASAINQGKVESAKDYVISMLKPKG; encoded by the coding sequence ATGGCTAATTCACCGGTAATGACTGTAGAAGTATTACGCTACAACCCAGAAAACGATCAAGAGCCACATTTAAGCTCTTATCAAGTACCTTATGATAACCAAACTTCTCTTTTAGATGCGTTAGGTTACATTAAAGATAAACTTGAACCGTCTCTTTCTTATCGCTGGTCTTGCCGTATGGCGATCTGCGGTTCTTGTGGGATGATGGTGAATAACAAACCTAAATTGGCTTGTAAAACGTTCTTACGTGATTACAGTGGCCATATGCGTATTGAACCATTAGCAAACTTCCCTATTGAACGCGACTTAGTGGTTGATTTAAGCCACTTTATTGAAAGTTTAGAGGCAATTAAACCTTATATTATTGGTAACGAAGCACCAGCATTAGATGGTAAACCACATCCATCAAAAGAATTGCAAGTCAGCCGTACTAAACAAACGCCGGCACAGCTTGAAAAATATCGTCAATTCTCAATGTGTATCAACTGTGGTTTATGCTATGCGGCCTGTCCACAATTTGGTTTAAACCCTGAATTCTTAGGCCCTGCAGCGATTACAATGGCACACCGTTACAACCTTGATAACCGTGACCATGGTAAAGCACAACGTATGCCATTATTAAATGGTAAAAACGGTGTTTGGAGCTGTACTTTCGTTGGTTATTGTTCTGAAGTGTGTCCAAAACACGTGGATCCAGCTTCTGCAATCAACCAAGGCAAAGTGGAAAGTGCCAAAGATTATGTTATCTCAATGCTAAAACCAAAAGGCTAA
- the frdA gene encoding fumarate reductase (quinol) flavoprotein subunit produces the protein MQTVNVDIAIVGAGGGGLRAAIAAAEANPNLKIALVSKVYPMRSHTVAAEGGAAAVIKEEDSYDKHFHDTVAGGDWLCEQDVVEYFVEHSPVEMTQLERWGCPWSRKADGDVNVRRFGGMKIERTWFAADKTGFHLLHTLFQTSIQYPQIQRFDEHFVLDILVDDGHARGMVAMNMMEGSLVQINANAVVIATGGGCRAFKFNTNGGIVTGDGLSMAYRHGVPLRDMEFVQYHPTGLPNTGILMTEGCRGEGGILVNKNGYRYLQDYGLGPETPIGKPENKYMELGPRDKVSQAFWQEWKKGNTLKTAKGVDVVHLDLRHLGEKYLHERLPFICELASAYEGVNPVNEPIPVRPVVHYTMGGIEVDFNSETRIKGLFAVGECASSGLHGANRLGSNSLAELVVLGRVAGEYAAQRAAEAQPANRAAVDAQAQDVVARLEALYNQEGNESWSEIRDEMGTVMEEGCGIYRDQESMQKAVDKIAELKERYKRIRVADRSSVFNTDVLYTVELGYILDVAQSIANSAIERKESRGAHQRLDYTERDDVNYLKHTLAYYNGDDAPRIEYSPVKITKSQPAKRVYGAEAEAAEAAAKAKEQANG, from the coding sequence GTGCAAACGGTTAATGTCGATATTGCTATTGTTGGTGCCGGTGGCGGCGGTTTACGTGCAGCAATTGCAGCAGCAGAAGCAAACCCTAACTTAAAGATCGCATTAGTTTCTAAGGTTTATCCTATGCGTAGCCATACGGTTGCAGCAGAAGGTGGTGCGGCCGCAGTAATTAAAGAGGAAGATTCCTACGATAAACACTTCCACGATACCGTTGCCGGTGGTGACTGGTTATGTGAACAAGATGTGGTGGAATACTTCGTTGAACATTCTCCAGTAGAAATGACTCAACTTGAACGTTGGGGCTGTCCTTGGAGCCGTAAAGCTGATGGTGATGTGAACGTGCGTCGTTTCGGTGGGATGAAAATCGAGCGTACTTGGTTCGCGGCAGATAAAACCGGTTTCCACTTATTACATACTCTTTTCCAAACATCCATTCAATATCCACAAATTCAACGCTTTGACGAGCACTTCGTTTTAGACATCTTAGTTGATGATGGTCATGCTCGCGGTATGGTGGCGATGAATATGATGGAAGGTTCACTTGTTCAAATCAACGCAAATGCGGTTGTGATTGCAACTGGTGGTGGTTGTCGTGCATTTAAATTCAACACCAACGGCGGTATCGTAACTGGTGATGGTTTATCAATGGCATATCGTCACGGTGTTCCTCTTCGTGATATGGAATTCGTCCAATATCACCCAACCGGCTTACCAAACACCGGTATCTTAATGACTGAAGGTTGTCGTGGTGAAGGCGGTATCTTAGTGAATAAAAACGGCTACCGTTATTTACAAGATTATGGTCTAGGCCCTGAAACCCCAATCGGCAAACCTGAAAACAAATATATGGAACTTGGTCCACGTGATAAAGTTTCACAAGCTTTCTGGCAAGAATGGAAAAAAGGCAACACCTTAAAAACAGCAAAAGGTGTTGATGTGGTTCACCTTGACTTACGTCACTTAGGTGAAAAATATTTACATGAACGTCTTCCATTCATTTGTGAATTAGCAAGTGCTTATGAAGGTGTAAACCCAGTTAATGAACCAATTCCGGTTCGCCCGGTTGTTCACTACACCATGGGTGGTATCGAAGTGGATTTCAACAGCGAAACTCGCATTAAAGGTTTATTTGCTGTAGGCGAATGTGCATCTTCTGGCTTACATGGTGCAAACCGTTTAGGTTCTAACTCGCTTGCAGAATTAGTGGTTTTAGGCCGTGTTGCAGGTGAATATGCCGCACAACGTGCAGCAGAAGCACAACCTGCAAACCGTGCAGCAGTTGATGCACAAGCTCAAGATGTTGTGGCTCGCCTTGAAGCCCTTTATAACCAAGAAGGTAACGAATCTTGGTCTGAAATCCGTGATGAAATGGGTACCGTAATGGAAGAAGGTTGTGGTATCTACCGTGACCAAGAAAGCATGCAAAAAGCAGTAGATAAAATTGCTGAGCTTAAAGAACGTTATAAACGTATTCGTGTTGCAGACCGTTCAAGCGTATTCAATACCGATGTGCTTTACACCGTAGAATTAGGTTACATCCTTGATGTGGCACAATCAATTGCCAACTCTGCAATTGAACGTAAAGAGTCTCGTGGTGCACACCAACGCTTAGACTACACTGAACGTGATGATGTGAATTATTTAAAACACACCCTTGCTTACTACAATGGCGATGATGCACCGCGTATTGAATACAGCCCGGTGAAAATCACTAAATCTCAACCAGCAAAACGTGTTTATGGTGCTGAAGCAGAAGCGGCAGAAGCGGCTGCGAAAGCTAAGGAGCAAGCAAATGGCTAA
- the epmA gene encoding elongation factor P--(R)-beta-lysine ligase: MTALSDKKTEWQPSASIQNLLARAKIIADIRQFFTERGLLEVETPVLSEFGVTDLHLSTFNTEFVAPFDELSKTLWLSTSPEYHMKRLLAAGSGPIFQIGKVFRNEEAGNRHNPEFTMLEWYRPHFDMYRLMNEVDDLLQQILDCKPAETLSYQFVFQEYVGLDPLSASRQELVEAARKHNFMADEDEDRDTLLQFLFSEVVEPKIGQEAPVAVYHFPSSQAALAQLSPEDSRVAERFEFYYKGLELANGFHELTDAREQQYRFEKDNRLREKAGLPQRKIDYRFLGALQAGIPNTSGVALGVDRLIMIALGAESIKEVISFSIECA; encoded by the coding sequence ATGACCGCACTTAGTGATAAAAAAACAGAATGGCAACCTTCTGCATCAATTCAAAACTTATTGGCGCGAGCCAAAATCATTGCGGATATCCGCCAGTTTTTTACTGAACGGGGATTATTAGAAGTGGAAACCCCTGTTTTAAGTGAGTTTGGCGTAACAGATCTTCACCTTTCCACCTTTAATACGGAATTTGTTGCCCCTTTTGATGAACTCTCGAAAACGCTCTGGCTTTCTACCAGCCCCGAATATCACATGAAGCGTTTATTGGCGGCAGGCAGTGGGCCGATCTTTCAAATTGGCAAAGTATTCCGTAATGAAGAAGCAGGGAATCGCCATAATCCGGAATTCACCATGCTCGAATGGTATCGACCACACTTTGATATGTATCGTCTAATGAATGAAGTAGATGATTTGTTACAACAGATCCTCGATTGCAAACCGGCAGAAACCTTAAGTTATCAGTTTGTTTTCCAAGAATATGTCGGATTAGATCCATTATCAGCCTCTCGTCAAGAGCTGGTGGAAGCGGCGCGTAAACATAACTTTATGGCAGATGAAGATGAAGATCGTGATACCTTATTACAATTTCTATTCAGTGAAGTGGTGGAGCCTAAAATTGGGCAAGAGGCGCCTGTTGCGGTTTATCATTTCCCTTCTTCCCAAGCCGCTCTCGCACAACTTAGCCCAGAAGATAGCCGTGTGGCAGAACGTTTTGAGTTCTATTATAAAGGCTTAGAGTTAGCCAACGGTTTTCATGAACTCACGGATGCACGCGAACAACAATACCGCTTTGAAAAAGACAATCGCCTACGGGAAAAAGCAGGCTTGCCACAGCGTAAAATTGACTATCGTTTTCTCGGGGCGTTACAAGCAGGCATTCCCAATACCTCCGGTGTGGCTTTAGGGGTCGATCGATTAATTATGATTGCATTAGGCGCTGAAAGTATTAAAGAAGTGATTTCATTTTCGATAGAATGTGCTTAG
- a CDS encoding porin, which produces MKKTLAALIVSAVAASAANAAVVYDNEGTKVELGGSLRLIMEKADKKEYDAANHSTKKANSALRNAGSRFVVKVKHNLDNDFYALGNLELRFDDTASRDKFGGAYAKRAYVGLGSQSVGEIKFGRQLTIADDLSQAVDYEYGFIPKEDYIRTSGTGVVRYDYKGIEGLQLSANYNFGQRHNEKGQDLQKLSEPKPYIKNAFALGALYTAGDLDARFAYGHTNFETGASYSDRVDAILASLGYKFGDFKLTGDFGYAHEKDGDYKLNKFYVSPGFAYQVSPASKVYGNYLYERAKGDEGDKAKTHGFLLGADYQLHKQVVLFVEGKYVTTKEYVADTLDKKTKDRAIGVGMRVFF; this is translated from the coding sequence ATGAAAAAGACACTAGCAGCATTAATCGTTTCTGCAGTTGCAGCTTCAGCAGCAAACGCAGCAGTAGTTTATGATAACGAAGGTACTAAAGTTGAATTAGGCGGTTCTCTTCGTTTAATCATGGAAAAAGCGGATAAAAAAGAGTACGACGCCGCTAACCACTCAACCAAAAAAGCTAACTCTGCTTTACGTAATGCAGGTTCACGTTTTGTCGTTAAAGTAAAACACAATTTAGATAATGATTTCTATGCATTAGGTAACTTAGAGTTACGTTTTGATGATACAGCTTCACGTGATAAATTTGGTGGAGCTTATGCTAAACGTGCTTATGTAGGTTTAGGTAGTCAGTCAGTTGGTGAAATCAAATTTGGTCGTCAATTAACTATCGCGGATGATTTAAGTCAAGCAGTTGACTATGAATATGGTTTCATTCCAAAAGAAGATTATATTCGTACTTCAGGTACTGGTGTAGTTCGTTATGACTATAAAGGTATTGAAGGTTTACAATTAAGTGCAAACTATAACTTTGGTCAACGTCATAATGAGAAAGGTCAAGATTTACAGAAATTATCTGAACCAAAACCGTACATTAAAAATGCTTTTGCTTTAGGTGCATTATATACAGCTGGCGATCTTGATGCTCGTTTTGCTTATGGTCATACTAACTTTGAAACTGGAGCATCATACTCTGATCGTGTGGACGCTATCTTAGCGTCATTAGGTTATAAATTTGGTGATTTCAAATTAACTGGTGACTTCGGTTATGCGCACGAGAAAGATGGTGATTACAAATTAAATAAATTCTATGTGTCTCCAGGTTTTGCATATCAAGTATCTCCTGCATCTAAAGTGTACGGTAACTACCTATACGAACGTGCGAAAGGTGATGAAGGTGATAAAGCTAAAACTCACGGTTTCTTACTTGGTGCGGATTACCAACTTCATAAACAAGTTGTATTATTCGTAGAAGGTAAATATGTGACTACTAAAGAGTACGTTGCTGATACTCTCGATAAGAAAACTAAAGATAGAGCTATCGGTGTAGGTATGCGTGTATTCTTCTAA
- the hemH gene encoding ferrochelatase, translating into MTTTQKIGIILANLGTPDAPQPAAISRYLADFLMDPRVVDLPRWKWYPLLKAIILPMRSKRIAQNYQAIWTEQGSPLLAITKQQQAGLQAYLNEQGINAQVEIAMTYGNPSMQSAVKNLLKNDVERMIVLPLYPQYSSTTTGALIDAFNRAIAQERNIVPFEFIHSYHLDENYINALVDSIKVQLKPDEFLLFSYHGIPLRYENMGDYYRQHCKQTTITIVDKLGLTENQWNMTFQSRFGREEWLQPYTDHFLEEAASQGIQKIAVICPGFSVDCLETLEEIEVENKETFLNHGGVSYHYIPALNAEKAHIEMIGKLVLDRLK; encoded by the coding sequence ATGACTACAACTCAAAAAATTGGCATCATTTTAGCGAACCTTGGTACGCCTGATGCCCCTCAACCCGCTGCGATCTCCCGTTATTTAGCGGATTTTTTAATGGATCCCCGTGTGGTCGATTTGCCTCGTTGGAAATGGTATCCCCTTTTAAAAGCCATTATTTTACCAATGCGTTCTAAACGTATTGCTCAAAATTATCAAGCTATTTGGACAGAACAAGGCTCTCCCCTACTAGCCATTACAAAGCAACAACAAGCCGGTTTACAGGCTTATTTAAATGAACAAGGCATTAATGCACAAGTCGAAATTGCCATGACTTATGGTAATCCTTCAATGCAAAGTGCGGTCAAAAATTTACTTAAAAATGACGTGGAACGCATGATTGTGTTGCCGCTTTATCCGCAATATTCTAGTACCACAACGGGCGCATTAATCGATGCCTTCAATCGTGCCATTGCGCAAGAACGTAATATTGTGCCTTTTGAGTTTATTCATTCTTATCATCTTGATGAAAACTACATTAATGCCTTAGTGGATTCGATTAAAGTGCAGTTAAAACCCGATGAGTTTTTGCTTTTTTCTTATCATGGCATTCCATTGCGTTATGAGAATATGGGCGATTATTATCGTCAGCACTGCAAACAAACCACCATTACCATTGTGGATAAATTAGGCTTGACAGAAAACCAATGGAATATGACTTTCCAATCTCGCTTTGGCCGAGAAGAATGGTTGCAACCTTATACCGATCACTTTTTAGAAGAAGCCGCTTCTCAAGGGATTCAAAAAATAGCGGTAATTTGCCCAGGTTTTTCAGTGGATTGTTTAGAAACCTTAGAAGAAATTGAGGTTGAAAATAAAGAAACATTCTTAAATCATGGTGGTGTGTCTTATCACTACATCCCTGCCTTGAATGCTGAAAAAGCCCATATTGAAATGATAGGGAAATTGGTTTTGGATAGATTGAAATAA
- a CDS encoding hotdog fold thioesterase, with the protein MAIWKKAFTLEQLNEMGKHCAVGHLGIEISAYGENWIEAKMPVDHRTTQPFGLLHGGVSVALAETIGSLAGFLCIEEGQVALGLDINANHLRPAKKGFVTAKATPIALSQNTHVWQIDIRDEQDKLCCVSRLTLYIKHL; encoded by the coding sequence ATGGCAATTTGGAAAAAAGCATTCACCCTTGAGCAGCTTAATGAAATGGGAAAACATTGCGCTGTTGGGCATTTAGGCATTGAGATTTCGGCTTATGGTGAAAACTGGATTGAGGCAAAAATGCCAGTTGATCATCGCACCACACAGCCTTTCGGTTTATTACATGGCGGTGTGTCTGTGGCGTTGGCTGAAACCATTGGTTCATTAGCAGGATTTCTCTGTATAGAAGAAGGGCAAGTTGCCTTGGGATTAGATATCAACGCCAATCATCTTCGCCCAGCGAAAAAAGGTTTTGTTACCGCAAAGGCAACGCCAATTGCTTTAAGTCAAAATACCCATGTTTGGCAAATTGACATTCGCGATGAACAAGATAAACTTTGCTGCGTTTCTCGATTAACGCTTTATATCAAACATTTATGA